A genome region from Gigantopelta aegis isolate Gae_Host chromosome 3, Gae_host_genome, whole genome shotgun sequence includes the following:
- the LOC121368316 gene encoding uncharacterized protein LOC121368316 isoform X2, producing the protein MACTSAYSNRMKNSTDNDKACQLAKIGMLCIRIFGCADSMKSVLTESEKTIADECALYPSVNSQCDVDTVLSCTKTYNDGIKANGNKLATFCQLSKSYLSCFTTSGCTGYDFMKSYFRKTEQKVNNKCGACQVQISILCLVLMLVAMLFSK; encoded by the exons ATGGCTTGTACCAGTGCTTACAgcaacagaatgaaaaacagCACCGACAATGACAAAGCTTGCCA ATTAGCCAAGATTGGCATGTTGTGCATTAGAATATTTGGGTGTGCTGATTCCATGAAGAGTGTTCTCACAGAGAGTGAAAAGACAATCGCTGATGAATGTG CACTGTATCCAAGTGTGAACAGTCAGTGTGATGTCGACACTGTCCTGTCTTGTACCAAGACTTACAATGATGGAATCAAAGCCAATGGCAACAAGTTGGCCACTTTTTGCCA ATTATCCAAGTCTTACCTGTCGTGCTTTACAACTTCTGGGTGTACTGGTTACGATTTCATGAAGAGTTACTTCAGAAAAACTGAACAGAAAGTCAATAATAAATGTG GAGCTTGTCAAGTACAGATCTCGATCCTGTGTCTGGTACTGATGTTGGTCGCCATGCTGTTTTCCAAGTAG
- the LOC121368316 gene encoding uncharacterized protein LOC121368316 isoform X1, with the protein MNFHLAVAVLSVLLSSVNSACDINTAMACTSAYSNRMKNSTDNDKACQLAKIGMLCIRIFGCADSMKSVLTESEKTIADECALYPSVNSQCDVDTVLSCTKTYNDGIKANGNKLATFCQLSKSYLSCFTTSGCTGYDFMKSYFRKTEQKVNNKCGACQVQISILCLVLMLVAMLFSK; encoded by the exons ATGAACTTTCACCTGGCTGTCGCTGTGCTTTCAG TTCTGCTATCCAGTGTGAACAGTGCATGTGATATCAACACTGCCATGGCTTGTACCAGTGCTTACAgcaacagaatgaaaaacagCACCGACAATGACAAAGCTTGCCA ATTAGCCAAGATTGGCATGTTGTGCATTAGAATATTTGGGTGTGCTGATTCCATGAAGAGTGTTCTCACAGAGAGTGAAAAGACAATCGCTGATGAATGTG CACTGTATCCAAGTGTGAACAGTCAGTGTGATGTCGACACTGTCCTGTCTTGTACCAAGACTTACAATGATGGAATCAAAGCCAATGGCAACAAGTTGGCCACTTTTTGCCA ATTATCCAAGTCTTACCTGTCGTGCTTTACAACTTCTGGGTGTACTGGTTACGATTTCATGAAGAGTTACTTCAGAAAAACTGAACAGAAAGTCAATAATAAATGTG GAGCTTGTCAAGTACAGATCTCGATCCTGTGTCTGGTACTGATGTTGGTCGCCATGCTGTTTTCCAAGTAG